The Primulina eburnea isolate SZY01 chromosome 8, ASM2296580v1, whole genome shotgun sequence genome contains a region encoding:
- the LOC140838641 gene encoding protein CHUP1, chloroplastic-like, whose translation MREEIPSGNRVKASKFADQNQAPKGGVPSNVKVNGNFSRMKSSWSSHIVKGLSAADKKTKTRVLQTTTNSNKLPSDNITNQKNQPLVPNSRIKRSLIGDLSCSIYPTQVYPESIESQNKKKSLGSSEDLFLEIDHLRNMLQESKDRELKLQAELSELKKNPSVLELELNKSEIDGLVKKVGSLESEKESLSTQLASLAALVRKQDERLESREHQNLSNVEIEVVELKRLNKELQLQKRNLACRISSLEYQLNNLSQVSESDIVEKIKSEISLLRHTNEDLCKQVENLQMSRMNEVEELVYLRWVNSCLRHELHKASTTSCDKPPGLNPVEKSKGSKFLLSLQTDEGSEKNATTRLYLIKKFKKWPITDEDLLQMKDTDDLINANRSDSQGSARRHSISGSKLCSEDLIVNNRRQSDGFICSKEADKGIEMLVSQKYDLEVGNRSRVYTNCQEISKLAASFDVEKRALRIPNPPPRPSCSGVNEIKEEKYSQNLAQTLPFPPPPPPPPPKLMGRSMIGIVKRSPLVVEFYHSLMKRDSRKECLNSGTTDASDVADVRSSMIGEIENRSSHLLAIKADVETQEEFVNFLIREVNSAVYQNIEDVVAFVKWLDDELCFLVDERAVLKHFEWPEKKADTLREAAFIYRDLKMLEHEVSNYKDDLRLQCDVALKKIASLSERMERTVHNILRTRESLIRHCKEFHIPNDWLLDVGIASKIKFGSVKLASMYMKRVAMELQAKGTSDKDSSLDYMLLQGVRFAFRIHQFAGGFDAETMHAFEELRDLAVVLNTKN comes from the exons ATGAGAGAAGAGATTCCATCTGGAAACAGAGTGAAAGCTTCAAAATTTGCTGATCAAAATCAGGCCCCAAAGGGTGGTGTTCCCAGTAATGTTAAGGTCAACGGCAATTTTTCAAGGATGAAATCTTCATGGAGTTCTCACATAGTGAAAGGATTATCAGCTGCTGATAAGAAAACCAAAACTAGAGTACTGCAAACCACGACTAACAGCAATAAATTACCATCCGACAATATCACAAACCAGAAGAATCAGCCACTTGTTCCGAATTCAAGAATCAAGAGGTCTCTTATAGGTGACCTCTCGTGTTCAATATATCCAACGCAAGTGTATCCAGAGTCTATCGAAagccaaaacaagaaaaagtCTTTAGGTTCATCCGAGGATTTGTTTCTTGAAATCGACCATTTACGGAATATGCTTCAGGAATCAAAAGATAGAGAGCTCAAGTTACAAGCTGAGTTGTCagagttgaagaaaaatccCTCGGTGTTGGAGCTTGAATTAAACAAGAGTGAAATTGATGGTCTTGTCAAGAAAGTGGGATCGCTTGAAAGTGAAAAAGAGAGCCTTTCTACACAGTTGGCATCTTTAGCTGCGTTAGTTAGGAAGCAGGACGAAAGATTGGAAAGCAGAGAACATCAAAATTTGAGTAACGTGGAGATAGAGGTTGTGGAATTGAAGCGTTTGAACAAGGAGCTGCAGCTTCAAAAGAGGAACCTTGCTTGCAGGATTTCTTCCTTGGAATATCAGTTAAATAACCTTTCTCAAGTCTCTGAG AGTGATATTGTTGAGAAGATTAAATCAGAGATTTCTTTGCTACGGCATACCAATGAAGATCTATGTAAACAAGTGGAAAACCTTCAAATGAGCCGAATGAATGAAGTGGAGGAGTTAGTTTACCTGAGATGGGTTAATTCATGTTTGAGACATGAGTTGCACAAAGCCTCTACTACGAGTTGTGACAAGCCACCAGGACTTAACCCTGTTGAGAAGAGCAAAGGGTCTAAATTCTTGTTATCTCTTCAGACGGATGAAGGTTCAGAAAAAAATGCCACAACAAGGTTATATCTGATCAAGAAGTTCAAGAAATGGCCTATTACTGATGAAGACTTGCTACAAATGAAAGACACTGATGACCTTATCAATGCTAACAGGAGTGATTCCCAAGGTTCAGCACGTCGGCACTCTATTAGTGGATCGAAACTCTGTTCTGAGGATCTGATAGTTAATAACAGAAGGCAGTCCGATGGTTTTATATGCTCCAAGGAAGCGGATAAGGGGATAGAGATGCTAGTTTCCCAAAAATACGACTTGGAAGTAGGCAATAGGTCCCGCGTTTATACCAACTGCCAAGAAATTAGTAAGCTAGCTGCTTCATTTGATGTTGAAAAACGGGCCTTACGAATTCCGAATCCTCCTCCTAGGCCTTCATGTTCTGGTGTAAATGaaataaaagaagaaaaatattctcAAAATCTTGCACAAACTCTCCCGTTCCCACCCCCGCCCCCGCCTCCACCTCCAAAGTTAATGGGTAGAAGCATGATCGGAATAGTGAAGCGTTCTCCCTTAGTAGTCGAATTTTACCACTCACTCATGAAGAGGGATTCTAGGAAAGAGTGCTTAAATTCAGGGACAACAGATGCATCAGATGTTGCAGATGTTCGGAGTAGCATGATTGGTGAAATTGAGAACCGGTCATCCCATTTGCTTGCT ATAAAGGCAGATGTTGAGACTCAAGAAGAATTTGTGAACTTCCTGATTCGAGAGGTCAATAGTGCAGTTTATCAGAACATTGAAGATGTAGTGGCATTTGTGAAGTGGCTTGATGATGAACTATGCTTTCTT GTTGATGAAAGGGCGGTTCTGAAGCACTTTGAATGGCCAGAAAAGAAAGCTGACACATTAAGAGAAGCAGCATTCATTTACAGAGACTTAAAGATGTTGGAGCATGAAGTTTCAAACTATAAGGATGACCTTCGTTTGCAATGTGATGTTGCATTGAAAAAAATTGCTTCTCTGTCTGAGAG GATGGAGCGTACTGTGCATAACATTCTCCGAACTAGAGAGTCATTGATCAGACACTGCAAGGAGTTCCACATTCCTAATGACTGGCTACTAGACGTGGGAATCGCGAGCAAG atAAAGTTTGGATCAGTCAAATTGGCCAGTATGTACATGAAGAGGGTTGCCATGGAACTCCAGGCCAAGGGAACATCAGATAAGGATTCTTCCTTGGATTATATGTTGCTCCAGGGAGTGAGATTCGCCTTCCGAATTCATCAG TTTGCTGGAGGATTTGATGCAGAAACCATGCACGCATTTGAGGAACTACGAGACTTGGCTGTCGTTTTGAACACAAAAAATTAG